In a genomic window of Alcanivorax sp.:
- a CDS encoding AgmX/PglI C-terminal domain-containing protein — protein MAQRQQVLIEQIESEETALADLQIRLRTVESELTDMAPQRQKFQLLGVICESLDQLSEMGAASLFWGDDASPSDHEKQLSRSRELASAFNNEFDNLEAGKTEIQQQISQGEERLGELDYHLAEVTEELENAQYDFVIEREADDEKLFRAGIMPWSRSDEDRKRQRKVLLCSLAVMVIVGLVPGIWELPPPDPNRKIEVPERLARMVKKKVAPEPVQKREQPKKEEKKDASKVAEKPKPEEVQKARSKAKTKGVLAHSDMFSDLTEDAVLSNLGADARISGSQSKGAAQSSGAKGSRALITASTSASGGVAAVASVSRGGVGSGSGSAIAGSGVSVGSVKSDVAASVSKSSRPVSKGAGPSRTDEEIQIVFDRHKSALYRIYNRQLRNDPSLRGKMVLELVIEPDGSVSSCRVKSTDMDSPTLSSGIVSRVKMFNFGAKEGVPTTKILYPIDFLPAG, from the coding sequence TTGGCACAGCGACAGCAGGTGTTGATTGAGCAGATCGAGAGCGAAGAAACTGCGCTTGCCGATCTCCAGATACGCCTGCGTACAGTTGAATCCGAGCTGACGGATATGGCGCCGCAGCGTCAGAAATTTCAGTTGCTGGGCGTGATTTGCGAGTCACTGGACCAATTGAGCGAAATGGGGGCAGCTTCGCTGTTCTGGGGGGATGATGCATCTCCTTCAGATCATGAGAAGCAGCTCTCTCGCAGTCGTGAGCTCGCCAGCGCCTTTAATAATGAGTTCGATAACCTTGAGGCCGGCAAGACTGAGATTCAGCAACAAATTTCTCAGGGTGAAGAGAGGCTTGGCGAGCTGGATTATCACCTGGCGGAAGTGACTGAGGAGCTGGAAAACGCCCAGTACGATTTTGTCATTGAGCGCGAAGCGGACGATGAAAAGCTCTTCCGTGCCGGCATTATGCCCTGGTCCCGCTCCGATGAAGATCGCAAGCGTCAGCGCAAGGTTCTGCTTTGTTCCCTGGCGGTGATGGTGATTGTGGGCCTTGTCCCCGGTATCTGGGAATTGCCGCCGCCAGACCCGAATCGCAAGATCGAGGTCCCGGAACGTCTGGCCCGCATGGTCAAGAAAAAAGTGGCGCCAGAACCGGTTCAGAAGCGCGAACAGCCCAAGAAGGAAGAGAAGAAGGATGCTTCCAAGGTGGCTGAAAAACCCAAGCCTGAAGAAGTGCAGAAGGCGCGTAGCAAGGCAAAAACCAAAGGGGTTCTGGCACATAGCGATATGTTCTCGGATCTGACCGAGGACGCTGTATTGTCAAATCTGGGTGCAGATGCCCGGATTTCCGGTAGCCAGTCCAAGGGGGCGGCGCAAAGCAGTGGTGCCAAAGGCTCGCGTGCGCTCATCACTGCATCAACATCAGCCAGTGGAGGTGTGGCTGCTGTGGCTTCGGTGAGTCGTGGTGGTGTTGGCAGTGGCAGTGGTAGTGCAATTGCCGGTAGTGGCGTGTCTGTAGGATCGGTGAAGAGCGATGTGGCAGCCAGTGTCAGCAAATCTTCCCGACCGGTCAGCAAAGGCGCAGGTCCGTCACGCACGGATGAAGAAATCCAGATCGTCTTCGATCGTCACAAGTCCGCACTCTACCGTATCTATAACCGTCAGCTGCGCAATGATCCCAGTCTGCGCGGCAAGATGGTGCTGGAACTGGTGATTGAGCCGGACGGCTCGGTGTCGTCGTGCCGAGTGAAATCCACGGATATGGATTCGCCGACATTGTCTTCGGGGATTGTGTCCCGAGTGAAAATGTTCAATTTCGGGGCCAAGGAAGGAGTGCCGACCACGAAAATTCTTTATCCGATCGACTTTCTGCCTGCAGGCTAG
- a CDS encoding biopolymer transporter ExbD → MRNPRRMRRLASLTERPAGSLSLTSLMDIFTILLLYLLVNQSDSTPLDPPKDIRLPNSIVETKPRESLVVSVSGDQVLVKGEAVVSMADVIASSGDVIEPIRSRMESIRKTSVGEGDEADARNTEVTIMADRGVHYSALKRIMASCTAAGYNKISLAVNQK, encoded by the coding sequence ATGAGAAATCCGAGAAGAATGCGCAGGCTGGCCAGCTTGACAGAGAGGCCGGCAGGTTCGCTCAGTCTGACATCGTTGATGGATATTTTTACCATCCTGTTGCTGTACTTGCTGGTGAACCAGTCAGACAGCACCCCTCTGGATCCGCCGAAAGACATCCGGCTGCCTAACTCTATTGTCGAAACAAAGCCCAGAGAAAGTCTGGTGGTGTCCGTGAGTGGTGACCAGGTTCTGGTGAAGGGTGAGGCTGTTGTCTCCATGGCTGATGTGATTGCCAGTAGCGGTGACGTTATTGAACCCATACGGTCACGGATGGAGAGCATCCGAAAAACGTCTGTCGGTGAGGGGGACGAGGCCGATGCACGTAATACGGAGGTGACGATCATGGCTGATCGTGGCGTTCATTACAGTGCGTTGAAGCGAATTATGGCCTCTTGTACGGCTGCCGGTTACAACAAGATTTCTCTGGCGGTCAATCAAAAATAA
- a CDS encoding biopolymer transporter ExbD — protein sequence MRRKKHLKLQEEVELDVTSFMNLMVVLIPFLLATAVFSQVTIQELNVPSPGVGGATPDKPLVTIEVMVRKESIEISNGKVITNRFPKEEGEYDLEALTGALLNLKEQYPDKEDATVLLEPDIEYNDMIAVMDTVKFHDVASEDGEDNSRVLFPEISIGDAP from the coding sequence ATGCGAAGAAAAAAGCATCTGAAGCTACAAGAAGAAGTTGAGCTGGATGTCACTTCTTTCATGAACCTGATGGTGGTGCTGATTCCCTTCCTGTTGGCGACTGCAGTTTTTTCCCAGGTCACGATTCAGGAATTGAATGTGCCTTCGCCCGGTGTAGGTGGTGCAACGCCGGATAAGCCGTTGGTCACGATTGAAGTGATGGTCAGGAAAGAATCAATTGAAATCAGTAATGGCAAGGTTATTACAAACCGCTTTCCTAAAGAGGAGGGTGAGTATGACCTTGAGGCCCTGACGGGTGCGCTTCTGAATCTCAAGGAGCAATACCCTGACAAAGAGGATGCCACCGTGCTGCTTGAGCCTGATATCGAATATAACGACATGATAGCAGTGATGGATACCGTCAAGTTCCATGATGTTGCCAGCGAAGATGGCGAGGATAACTCCCGGGTGCTTTTCCCTGAAATTTCCATTGGGGATGCTCCATGA
- a CDS encoding MotA/TolQ/ExbB proton channel family protein produces the protein MNVIIKFFQDGGFWMYPILVAGIVGGAFAVERFIKLKLLERANRKSWEELHPVLVSGDFERAREMVEGDNSAVAQLLSMGLEVQGTVRRRDDIEIAMEEAMMEITPQLQARTIYISMFANISTLLGLLGTIIGLISAFEAVANANPAEKSAMLSSSIAMAMNTTAFGLMAAIPLLICYNMVSSKTAAIVGSLEMISVKMLKLVTTLTKRSYQQKPAQDNESAEPEGESPIIPEPAQATT, from the coding sequence ATGAACGTGATTATAAAATTTTTCCAGGACGGTGGCTTTTGGATGTACCCGATTCTGGTGGCCGGCATCGTCGGTGGGGCCTTCGCCGTGGAGCGCTTTATCAAGCTGAAGCTTCTGGAGAGGGCAAATCGTAAATCCTGGGAGGAGCTGCACCCTGTACTGGTGTCTGGCGACTTCGAACGGGCCAGAGAGATGGTCGAGGGGGACAACTCCGCTGTCGCGCAGCTTCTTTCCATGGGCCTTGAAGTTCAGGGCACCGTCCGTCGTCGGGACGATATCGAAATTGCTATGGAAGAGGCGATGATGGAAATTACGCCACAGCTGCAGGCGCGGACCATTTACATCTCCATGTTCGCCAATATTTCCACCCTGCTGGGTCTGCTTGGCACCATTATCGGTTTGATCTCGGCGTTTGAGGCTGTTGCCAATGCCAATCCTGCGGAAAAGTCTGCAATGCTTTCCAGCTCTATTGCTATGGCAATGAACACCACCGCGTTTGGTTTGATGGCGGCGATCCCCCTGTTGATTTGCTACAACATGGTCAGCTCCAAGACTGCTGCCATTGTCGGCAGCCTGGAAATGATTTCGGTAAAAATGCTCAAGCTGGTAACAACGCTGACAAAGAGAAGTTATCAGCAAAAACCGGCACAAGATAATGAAAGTGCTGAGCCTGAAGGGGAATCTCCTATTATTCCAGAGCCCGCCCAGGCGACAACCTGA
- a CDS encoding tetratricopeptide repeat protein: MRGPFFLESQKVLGAVLITALLLSGCASSPGGDARQGGAKISEDDVALFQSAMMKIEQEDYQQGIALLNELAGRSRESAVPFINLAMAYKKQGDSEKAEENLLTALEIEPKNPVANNEYAILLRESGRFDESRALYEKVITWYPSFALANRNLGVLCDIYLRDYSCALEAYRAYSALLPDDEDARMWVSDLEWRVKQQGGG, translated from the coding sequence ATGCGGGGACCTTTCTTCTTGGAAAGTCAAAAAGTGCTTGGAGCCGTACTGATTACAGCCTTGCTGCTGTCGGGCTGTGCTTCCTCTCCGGGTGGCGATGCTCGTCAGGGGGGCGCAAAGATCAGCGAGGATGATGTTGCGCTTTTTCAATCGGCCATGATGAAGATTGAGCAAGAAGACTATCAGCAGGGCATTGCGTTGCTTAATGAGCTGGCCGGACGTTCTCGTGAAAGTGCGGTTCCCTTCATTAATCTTGCCATGGCTTACAAGAAACAGGGCGACAGCGAAAAGGCTGAAGAAAATCTGCTGACGGCATTGGAGATCGAACCAAAGAACCCTGTGGCGAATAATGAATATGCCATCCTGCTGAGAGAGAGTGGTCGGTTTGATGAATCTCGGGCCTTGTATGAAAAAGTAATCACCTGGTACCCGAGTTTTGCCCTGGCCAACCGAAATCTCGGAGTGCTTTGTGATATTTACCTGAGGGACTACTCGTGCGCTCTTGAGGCTTACCGGGCATACAGTGCTTTGTTGCCGGATGATGAAGATGCCCGGATGTGGGTGTCTGATCTTGAGTGGCGAGTCAAGCAGCAAGGGGGTGGCTGA
- a CDS encoding tetratricopeptide repeat protein → MSRYRYTALGLSLLVLASCASVSEKGTIAQLQKVKLDLTDEKIEGGIEKAMQGYQKFLEETPESAMTPEAMRRLADLKIEKEYGILESPSQPVARTAPAASAPLDRPESAVIAGQQPHETDQTDVARESQQDFEARTTQMDVPENADTSLAVQDGLANKGAEEAIKLYKELLEKYPFYERNDQVLYQMTRAYEELGEVEQAIEVMNQIVADYPDSRVIDEIQFRRGEFYFMRKKYLDAERAYLAIAEMGASSFYYEMALYKLGWTFYKQDMLEEAMNQFVALLDHKINTGYDFANPTDEYEQKRIEDTHRVISLSFSAMGGPDAVVDYFEKYGERSYEVDIYRNLGEHYLEKRRYADAASAYKTFVELNPYNKVSPHFDMRVIEIYKKGGFPKLVIEANKEFATSYGLKSAYWSHFEVDAFPDVLALLKTNLKELANYYHALYQNKDFAKQRQENFREAQHWYHEFLDSFPRDEESPVMNYQLADLLLENKSFHAAALEYERTAYDYPAHGKASAAGYAAVYTHRENLSSAEESDKPTIKRDVIRSSLRFADVFPEHDKAALVMGAALEDIFSMKDYPFAVATGRKMLEKFPGASRELLRSAWLVVAHSSFELAQYADAEQGYLSVLRLTDEDDESRKELTENLAASIYKQGELANQEENYQQAADHFLRLGVAAPSSSLRPAADYDAATALIKLKNWQQSADVLMAFRGNYPDHKLQPEVTKKLAHVYGESGRLSEAAAEYERIERESEDPTVRQEALKVAAELYIQVGNKSKAVSVYRHYIKSFPEPLEPVVEMRHSIAGILKEKSDIEGYRRELQAIVDADQRAGADRTDRIRYLAGTSALILVEPVFDEYAAIQLTQPLERNLKKKRDAMKAANAAFGKLVDYEIGDVTAAATYYIAEIYYNFSRALLNSERPGGMDELEKEQYEMLLDEQSYPFEEKAIAIHEKNVGLIGVGVYNDWVDKSVRRLAAFVPGRYARFEESSGFVTSVLNVDYSYLVQPRVAAPEAATVMDGEPEAGAKSSEESADSGNPQEQDQQAEEAPVGEPETPVETSSADVAAGVDEGSADSSLVEGGI, encoded by the coding sequence ATGAGCCGTTATCGTTACACGGCCCTTGGGCTGTCGTTGCTGGTGTTGGCTTCCTGCGCCTCAGTGTCTGAGAAAGGCACCATCGCCCAGCTGCAGAAGGTCAAGCTGGATCTCACTGACGAGAAGATCGAAGGTGGCATCGAAAAGGCCATGCAGGGTTACCAGAAGTTCCTGGAAGAAACCCCGGAATCCGCGATGACGCCAGAAGCCATGCGGCGTCTGGCGGATCTCAAGATTGAAAAGGAATACGGGATTCTGGAGAGTCCGTCACAGCCGGTAGCGCGAACAGCGCCTGCTGCATCGGCGCCGCTGGATCGCCCGGAAAGTGCTGTTATTGCCGGTCAGCAACCCCATGAGACCGACCAGACCGATGTGGCCAGGGAATCCCAGCAGGATTTCGAGGCACGGACAACACAAATGGATGTGCCGGAAAATGCCGACACCTCGCTGGCTGTTCAGGACGGGCTGGCAAACAAGGGGGCCGAGGAAGCGATCAAGCTCTACAAGGAGTTGCTGGAAAAATATCCCTTCTATGAGCGCAATGACCAGGTGCTTTACCAGATGACCCGGGCCTATGAGGAGCTGGGTGAAGTGGAGCAAGCGATTGAGGTCATGAACCAGATCGTAGCGGATTATCCGGATTCCCGGGTTATTGATGAAATCCAGTTCCGGCGCGGTGAATTCTACTTCATGCGCAAGAAGTACCTGGATGCGGAGCGGGCATACCTGGCCATTGCAGAGATGGGTGCCAGTTCTTTCTATTATGAAATGGCACTCTACAAATTGGGCTGGACCTTCTACAAGCAGGATATGCTGGAAGAGGCAATGAATCAGTTTGTTGCCTTGCTGGATCACAAGATCAATACCGGTTATGACTTTGCCAATCCCACGGATGAGTACGAGCAGAAGCGTATCGAGGATACACATCGTGTTATCAGCCTGAGTTTCTCTGCCATGGGTGGCCCGGACGCTGTTGTCGATTACTTCGAAAAATATGGAGAGCGAAGCTACGAAGTCGATATTTACCGGAATCTGGGGGAGCATTATCTGGAGAAGCGTCGTTACGCTGATGCAGCATCCGCTTACAAGACTTTCGTGGAACTGAATCCCTACAACAAGGTGTCGCCGCACTTTGATATGCGGGTTATCGAGATCTACAAGAAAGGCGGTTTCCCGAAACTGGTTATCGAGGCCAACAAGGAGTTTGCTACCAGCTATGGTCTCAAGTCAGCGTATTGGAGCCATTTTGAAGTCGATGCCTTCCCCGATGTGCTGGCCCTTCTCAAGACCAACCTGAAAGAGCTGGCAAACTATTATCACGCTCTTTATCAGAACAAGGATTTCGCCAAGCAACGACAGGAAAACTTCCGCGAAGCCCAGCACTGGTACCATGAATTTCTTGACTCCTTCCCAAGAGATGAGGAGTCACCAGTCATGAACTATCAGTTGGCGGATCTGCTCCTGGAAAACAAATCCTTCCACGCTGCGGCGCTGGAATACGAGCGTACTGCTTACGATTATCCAGCACATGGAAAAGCCTCTGCTGCCGGGTATGCCGCTGTTTACACGCATCGTGAAAATCTCTCGTCCGCAGAAGAGTCTGACAAGCCGACTATCAAGAGGGATGTCATTCGCAGCTCCCTGCGCTTTGCAGATGTTTTTCCGGAGCATGACAAGGCAGCCCTGGTGATGGGCGCGGCGCTGGAAGATATCTTCAGCATGAAGGACTATCCGTTTGCCGTTGCTACCGGCAGAAAAATGCTGGAAAAATTCCCTGGCGCATCCAGAGAGCTACTGCGATCAGCCTGGCTGGTTGTGGCGCACTCTTCCTTTGAGCTCGCACAGTATGCCGATGCAGAGCAGGGCTATTTGAGCGTGCTGCGTCTTACCGATGAGGACGATGAATCCCGCAAGGAGCTGACAGAAAATCTGGCTGCTTCCATCTACAAACAGGGTGAACTGGCAAACCAGGAAGAAAATTATCAGCAGGCTGCAGATCACTTCCTGCGGCTGGGTGTGGCGGCGCCGTCGTCAAGTCTTCGTCCCGCGGCTGACTATGATGCAGCCACCGCCTTGATCAAGCTGAAGAACTGGCAGCAATCTGCTGATGTTCTCATGGCTTTCCGTGGCAATTACCCCGACCACAAGTTGCAGCCTGAAGTAACCAAGAAGCTGGCTCATGTTTATGGAGAATCGGGTCGCTTATCTGAAGCCGCTGCGGAATACGAGCGTATTGAGCGCGAAAGTGAAGACCCGACGGTTCGGCAGGAGGCCCTGAAGGTGGCGGCTGAGCTGTATATCCAGGTGGGCAACAAGAGCAAGGCGGTCAGTGTCTATCGCCATTATATCAAGTCTTTCCCTGAGCCCCTCGAGCCGGTTGTGGAGATGCGTCACAGCATTGCCGGTATTCTCAAGGAGAAGAGCGATATTGAAGGTTATCGACGGGAGCTGCAGGCGATTGTGGATGCCGATCAGCGCGCTGGCGCTGACAGAACCGACAGGATTCGGTATCTGGCTGGCACATCGGCGTTGATTCTTGTTGAGCCGGTTTTTGATGAGTATGCGGCCATTCAACTTACCCAACCACTTGAGCGAAACCTGAAGAAGAAGCGCGATGCCATGAAAGCTGCGAATGCTGCTTTCGGGAAACTGGTGGATTACGAGATCGGCGATGTGACAGCCGCCGCCACATACTACATTGCCGAGATCTACTATAACTTCAGCCGTGCGCTGCTCAACTCGGAGCGTCCCGGAGGTATGGATGAGCTGGAAAAAGAGCAGTATGAAATGCTGCTTGATGAACAGTCATATCCCTTTGAAGAAAAAGCCATTGCCATTCATGAGAAGAATGTTGGGCTGATTGGGGTGGGTGTCTACAACGACTGGGTCGACAAGAGTGTTAGGCGGCTGGCTGCGTTTGTTCCGGGCCGCTATGCCAGATTTGAAGAAAGCAGCGGTTTTGTTACTTCGGTACTCAATGTTGACTATAGCTACCTTGTTCAGCCCAGGGTGGCAGCTCCTGAGGCGGCAACGGTGATGGATGGCGAGCCTGAGGCTGGCGCCAAGTCATCGGAAGAGTCAGCAGACTCCGGCAATCCTCAGGAGCAGGATCAGCAGGCTGAAGAGGCACCTGTTGGTGAGCCTGAGACACCGGTTGAAACCTCTTCGGCAGACGTTGCGGCAGGTGTCGATGAAGGCTCGGCAGATTCCAGTCTGGTAGAGGGAGGCATCTAA
- a CDS encoding DUF3570 domain-containing protein, whose product MQLMRVLLVVLLALSSLSSNASVLPEDRLDVLYHQYEGGGMKINGPSVLVRKSFADKVAVHANYYVDEVSAASIDVLVSASPYSEERTEKSVGVDYLHGKAIYSLSYANSEENDFEANSVHFDLSQDFFGDLSTLSLGYSRGWDEVFRSGDDSFAEEADRQHFRIGLSQILSKNLRASLAHELITDEGYLNNPYRSVRYLTSPDSYSFEPERYPQTRTSEATALRLSYYLPWRAGLHGQYRVYNDSWGIDASSWQLKLIQPLGGRWTLEGRYRAYEQGDADFYADLFPFQNAQNFLARDKELSEFNSTVVGLGIGFEFSKPNWGTIDRAGLNLWVDRFSFDYDNYRDIRVGAAPGSEPLYSFDATVTRLLFTLWY is encoded by the coding sequence ATGCAACTGATGCGCGTTCTTCTGGTGGTCTTGCTGGCGTTGTCGAGCTTGTCGTCGAATGCCTCAGTGCTTCCCGAAGACCGGCTGGATGTGCTGTACCACCAGTACGAAGGGGGTGGCATGAAAATCAATGGCCCGTCCGTTCTGGTGAGAAAGTCCTTCGCCGACAAGGTGGCCGTGCATGCCAACTATTACGTTGATGAAGTTTCCGCTGCATCCATTGATGTTCTGGTGAGTGCCAGCCCGTACTCGGAGGAGCGCACGGAAAAAAGTGTGGGTGTGGATTACCTGCACGGCAAGGCCATCTATTCGCTGAGCTATGCCAACAGCGAGGAAAATGATTTCGAGGCCAATTCCGTTCATTTCGACCTGAGTCAGGACTTCTTCGGTGATCTCAGCACCCTGAGCCTGGGTTATTCCCGGGGTTGGGACGAGGTGTTTCGTAGTGGAGATGATAGCTTTGCTGAAGAGGCCGATCGGCAGCATTTCCGCATCGGGCTTTCCCAGATTCTGAGCAAGAATCTGCGTGCCAGCCTGGCCCATGAATTGATTACCGACGAAGGCTATCTGAACAACCCCTATCGTTCCGTGAGGTATCTGACCTCGCCTGACAGTTACAGCTTCGAGCCAGAGCGATATCCGCAAACCCGTACCAGTGAGGCAACCGCTCTGCGGCTGTCCTACTATCTGCCCTGGCGCGCCGGATTGCATGGTCAGTACCGGGTCTATAATGATTCCTGGGGTATCGATGCCAGCAGTTGGCAATTAAAACTGATACAGCCTCTCGGTGGCAGGTGGACCCTGGAGGGCCGTTATCGGGCCTATGAGCAGGGTGACGCGGATTTCTATGCCGACCTTTTTCCATTCCAGAATGCCCAGAATTTCCTGGCCCGTGACAAGGAGCTCAGCGAATTCAACTCCACGGTAGTTGGCTTGGGTATCGGTTTCGAGTTCAGCAAACCGAACTGGGGAACCATTGATCGGGCAGGCCTGAACCTGTGGGTGGACCGCTTCAGTTTTGATTATGACAATTATCGTGATATCCGGGTCGGTGCCGCCCCTGGTAGTGAGCCGCTGTACAGTTTTGATGCCACAGTAACCCGGTTGCTGTTTACACTTTGGTACTAG
- a CDS encoding DUF4266 domain-containing protein — MMRSLVFSALLLVVALSSSGCAIKPWLKPYERSRLADPVMNASAHPVAESYMGHVHQARESMRGAEGGAGGGCGCN, encoded by the coding sequence ATGATGCGCAGTCTCGTTTTCTCTGCTCTGTTGCTGGTCGTGGCGCTGTCGAGCAGCGGTTGTGCTATCAAGCCCTGGCTCAAGCCCTATGAGCGTTCCCGGTTGGCGGACCCGGTAATGAATGCCTCGGCGCACCCGGTGGCGGAAAGCTACATGGGACATGTGCATCAGGCCAGGGAAAGCATGCGTGGGGCGGAAGGTGGTGCTGGCGGAGGTTGCGGATGCAACTGA
- a CDS encoding TlpA disulfide reductase family protein — protein sequence MKKILIVLLCGMGLLGGINAVAAEGDPAPDFTLKSLSGGNIKLSELRGTVVLLNFWASWCGPCRTEMPLLDSLYQQYRDYGFTVLGVNLDENRDQADMLLSKVPVTFPILFDPQNHTSESYAVDAMPTTVLIDRNGVIRHHHRGYRDGYMDKYDAQVKALVLE from the coding sequence ATGAAAAAAATACTGATAGTGCTGCTCTGTGGGATGGGGCTGCTGGGTGGTATCAATGCGGTAGCGGCGGAAGGTGATCCGGCGCCGGACTTTACCCTCAAATCTCTCAGTGGTGGGAACATCAAGTTGAGTGAGTTGCGTGGGACGGTGGTGTTGCTGAACTTCTGGGCATCCTGGTGTGGCCCTTGCCGGACAGAGATGCCATTGCTGGACAGTCTCTATCAGCAATACCGTGATTACGGCTTTACTGTTCTGGGCGTGAATCTGGATGAGAACCGGGATCAGGCCGATATGCTTCTGAGCAAGGTGCCGGTGACGTTTCCGATCCTGTTTGATCCGCAAAACCACACCAGTGAAAGCTATGCTGTGGATGCCATGCCCACCACGGTTCTTATCGACCGTAACGGTGTGATTCGTCATCACCACCGTGGCTACAGGGATGGCTATATGGATAAATACGATGCTCAGGTAAAGGCGCTGGTGCTGGAATGA
- a CDS encoding outer membrane beta-barrel domain-containing protein yields MENRLLCIVLAIVMVSPLSALADDSSSSGQVVRDADPGSVLDPQIERRRVREADIDTENFEIGTYAGILSIEDFGAQPVVGARLDYHLSEDVFLEAVIGHAKADETSFETLSAGVQLLTDDEREYTYYQALVGYNLLPGEAFLSRNRTYNNALYLLGGAGMTEFAGDDHFTLGLGVGYRLLINDWLTVRVDMKDNIFNLDVLGEDKMTHNLELTAGVGLFF; encoded by the coding sequence ATGGAAAATCGGCTTCTCTGCATTGTTCTAGCTATCGTGATGGTGTCCCCGCTGTCGGCGCTGGCTGATGACTCCAGCTCATCCGGCCAGGTGGTGCGAGACGCTGATCCCGGCTCTGTGCTGGATCCGCAGATCGAACGGCGACGTGTTCGCGAAGCGGACATTGATACCGAGAACTTCGAAATTGGCACCTACGCCGGCATTTTGTCCATCGAGGATTTCGGCGCCCAGCCGGTGGTGGGGGCGAGGCTGGATTATCACCTCTCCGAGGATGTGTTTCTGGAAGCGGTGATCGGCCATGCCAAGGCAGACGAGACCAGCTTCGAAACCCTCAGTGCCGGCGTGCAGCTACTGACCGATGATGAGCGTGAATACACCTATTACCAGGCTCTGGTGGGGTACAACCTGCTGCCCGGTGAGGCCTTTCTGTCCCGTAATCGAACCTATAACAATGCCCTGTATCTGCTCGGTGGCGCAGGCATGACCGAGTTTGCCGGTGATGACCATTTCACCCTGGGGCTAGGCGTGGGCTACCGGTTGCTGATCAATGATTGGCTGACGGTTCGTGTGGATATGAAGGACAACATCTTCAACCTGGATGTGCTGGGTGAAGACAAGATGACCCACAATCTTGAGCTGACCGCCGGCGTCGGTCTGTTTTTCTGA
- a CDS encoding outer membrane beta-barrel protein has translation MRLVVVLLSVLAALSVSAYADPASDDALLQVKVAEPFVEVHTGPGRGYPVFHVVERDASLTLLFQRAGWIKVETLRGRVGWVPRRALTATLDGKGQPPVMTRLGHEAFLSGHWQASVMMGELEGASSLSVALGYRFTENLTAEGMFSRSSGDFANTTLAGLNLQHQMFPRWRVSPYVLLGAGKASIEPRETLVRPENRDENYAVGGLGLKAYLSRGFVLRGEYRSYVLFTEENDNRNLEEWKIGFSALF, from the coding sequence GTGCGCCTTGTGGTAGTCCTTTTATCTGTACTGGCGGCGTTGTCCGTCAGCGCCTATGCCGACCCGGCATCAGACGATGCACTCTTGCAGGTCAAGGTGGCAGAGCCCTTCGTGGAGGTTCACACCGGCCCGGGGAGGGGCTACCCGGTGTTTCATGTGGTGGAACGTGATGCCAGCCTGACGTTGCTGTTTCAGCGTGCCGGCTGGATCAAGGTGGAAACGCTGCGTGGCCGGGTTGGCTGGGTGCCTCGACGGGCGTTGACGGCAACGCTTGATGGAAAGGGGCAGCCCCCGGTCATGACCCGTCTGGGGCATGAGGCCTTTCTGTCCGGCCATTGGCAGGCCTCGGTGATGATGGGCGAGCTGGAAGGGGCCAGTTCCCTGTCCGTGGCGCTGGGGTATCGCTTTACGGAAAACCTTACCGCAGAGGGCATGTTTTCCCGCTCCAGTGGCGATTTTGCCAACACGACGCTGGCGGGGCTGAATCTGCAGCACCAGATGTTTCCCCGCTGGCGGGTCTCACCTTATGTGTTGCTGGGAGCGGGCAAGGCCAGTATCGAGCCCCGGGAAACGCTGGTGCGCCCGGAAAACCGGGACGAGAATTACGCGGTGGGTGGCTTGGGCCTCAAGGCCTACCTGTCCCGTGGATTTGTGCTGCGCGGCGAGTACCGCAGCTATGTGCTGTTTACCGAAGAAAATGACAACCGGAATCTGGAAGAATGGAAAATCGGCTTCTCTGCATTGTTCTAG